The genomic stretch TTTGCTTTGGCCGGGTTCCAGCAACACGCTGTTCGGGTCGTCATGCTTCATGGAATGGCCATTCCCCATATCCATATTCATCATGTCGTGGTTCAGCTTGCCGCCCTGGATGATGCCATGCTCAACCATCATCATCATTTCCTCTTGATGAGCTTCGTGCATGTCGGGAGTGCCAACATTGAACTCATGCACGAGGTTTCCTTTGTTCTCCACCACGAAGCGAACGGTTTCACCAGGCTTTACACTGATTTCTTCGGGTTCGTAGTAGTTGTCGTACATCTCGACAGTTATGGTTCGGCTGGCCTCCGACGCTTTGCCAGGTTCACCGCTTGTAGCGCCGTGCCCGTGGCCACCATCATGGGCGCCAGCCGCAAACGCTGTTGCCGACATTGAAAACGCCATACCCGCTACGAATAGTTTTGATGCATTCATCCTTTTATCCTCTGTAAAATAAAAATCGCGAAAACACTGCTGGATTGAGCCCCAATCTTGAGCAATGTCCAGAATCGGTTGTTACCTTCTCTCACTAACCTGAATTCTTTCTGAAAAACTCGAACTATTTTCCGTTCAGGCTGAATTCAGGTTAATCAGTCACACTTTCGACTGCGGACCATACAGAGAAGGAAAGACTCATGCGTTTACTGCTCGTCGAAGATGACCGCTTGCTTGCTGAGGGTCTGGTCAGGCAGTTGGGAAAAGCAGGTTTCAGCGTTGATACAACTCCCAGTGCCCGAGAAGCCGTTGTTCTGGGTGAGCAAGAGGATTACCGTGCTGTTGTTCTGGACCTGGGTCTACCTGATGGCAACGGGCTGGACGTATTGAGAAAGTGGCGAACGAATCACGTCAGCTGTCCGGTCTTGATTCTGACCGCGAGAGGCGATTGGCAGGATAAGGTTAACGGCTTAAAAGCCGGGGCAGACGATTATCTGGCAAAACCTTTTCAGACAGAAGAGCTAATCGCACGCCTCAACGCACTCGTGCGTCGTAGTGAAGGAAGAGTCCTTGCTCAGGTTAAAGCCGGCCGCTTTGAACTGGACGAAAACCGCCAAAGCCTCAAGATGGACGACGGCGTGGAACATACACTTACCGGAACCGAATTCCGGCTGCTACGTTGTTTGATGAGCCGCCCTGGCCACGTCTTTTCCAAAGAACAACTAATGGAACAGCTTTACAACTTGAATGATAGCCCGAGTGAAAACGTCATTGAGGCGTATATTCGGAGGTTAAGGAAGCTAGTGGGCAGCGAAACCATCTCAACACGACGCGGCCAGGGGTACATTTTTAATGCGATTCCTTAAAAAGCCTGCGTCCGTAAAAGGAACCTTGCTTGCGCTGTTACTGCCCGCCGGAATTGGTCTAATGGGGGTAGCGTGGTTGGTCCATGGTTTGCTACTCGACCGAATGTCCCGGGAGTTCGTTGAAAGCCGACTGAAAGATGAAGTCGCTTTCCTTGAACACCAGATTCGCGACGCGAATGGTGAAGTTGACACTCTCCAGACGGGCGATTATTTCCAGGATGTTTTTCATCATGCCTTTGCCATACATACACCCGAACAGACCATCATTTCACCCGATACTTGGGAGCCCTTGTTAACGCCTCTGATTGAAAACGAAGAAGACGGAACCGTTCGCGTAGAAGATGCCGAAACCACTGATACTCCCTTAGACATCCTCGCCTACCGAAAGTCTTTTCAGGTCGGTGAAACACCCATCGTCGTAATCGTTTCTGAAGATCTGGGTGCGCTGAAACGCAGCCAAGCTGCACTTCATGCCTGGACCGCCGTAGTATCAGTTCTGTTGATTATGCTCTTGGTCGCCGTGCTCTGGTTCGGTATCACGATGTCCATGCGACCGGTTGTCACACTCAAAGCCGCATTAAAAAGACTCCAGGACGGAGAGATCTCCCGAATCAACGTTCAGTCGCCAGAGGAGTTCCACCCGCTGGTTCTTCAACTAAATCAGTTGCTGGACTCCTTAGATCAGCGACTGGAGCGCTCCAGGGACGCTCTCGCAAACCTGTCTCATAGCGTCAAAACTCCCATCGCAGCCGTCCGGCAGATACTGGAAGACGACACACGTCCTCTCGACACCAATCTAAGGCGCCAGATGGTGGAGCGACTAAGCGATATCGACAGGCAATTAGAAGCTGAAATGCGTCGAAGCCGTTTTGCAGGGCCCCAGATTGGAAAAAGCGCCTACCCCATAAAACAGGCACGGGATCTTTTGTGGATGCTCGGTCGTTTATATCCGGAAAAGTCGTTTGAACTATCGAGTTCTCTGCCTGAAGACAGCCGATGGCCGATAGAAGAACATGATCTAAATGAAGTATTGGGCAACTTACTCGACAATGCTGGCAAATGGTCTTCGAGATGCGTAGAGCTCTCTGTGGAACAAGGCAGCGGCTTCAAGCGAATAGTTGTTGCTGATGATGGCCCAGGGGTTAATCACGAGGATTTAGCCAGTTTGGGCCAAAGGGGTCTGCGGCTAGATGAGCAAACACCTGGGCACGGTCTCGGCCTTGCTATCGTTCGAGATATAGTGACTCGCTATGAAGGTAAAATCAGCTTTTCGACTAAGTCCTGTAGCGGTTTACGCGTTTCTATCGAATTATTAAGATAAAATCGAATGTTCGCTTTTGTTTAGCTGCTACGGTCGCAAAGCGAACGTTCAAATTTTGGACAGTGCTCGCGTTGACCAGAGCCGGAGCGATTAACCGGCACAGCAGGACAACTGCTTTACATCCTTGGTGAACGTTTGCGCACAGAGTTTGAGTCCTTCAACCATGGTCAGATAAGGGAACAAGTCATCGCCGATTTCCTGAACGGTCAAACCTGCTCGTAACGCCATCACTGCCGTTTGGATAATTTCACCGCCTTCCGCTGCGACAACCTGCACCCCGAGCAAACGGCCTGTGCTGCGCTCTGCTACCATTTTAATAAATCCATGGGTGTCAAAGTTTACTAGCGCACGCGGCACGTTTTCCAAGTCGAGCAGCCTGGTGTCCACGCTATAACCCCGAGCAACTGCTTCGGCTTCAGTGAGGCCAACGGTGGCGACTTGAGGATCGGTGAACATGACCCCGGGCATGGCACTGAGGTCGAGTTTGGCCTCGCCTCCCGTCATGTTGACGGCGGCTCGGCTGCCTGCGGCAGCTGCGACATAGACAAACTGCGGTTGATTGGTGCAGTCACCAGCAGCGTATATTCCGGTGACCGTGGTTTGCAGATGCTCATCCACCTGAATTGCGCCGCGTGAAGTTTCCACGCCAATGCTCGCCAGGTTCAGGGCCTCGGTATTGGGCGTTCGACCGGTCGCCACCAGTAGTTGGTCGGCTCGCAAGGTGCCGGCAGGCGTCTCGACGATAAACTCGTTGTCGCTATAGTCCACGTTGCTGGGCGTGGTCTGGCGAAGCACCTCAATCCCTTCCCGTTTAAAAGCCGCCTCTATGGCCTCTCCGATCGTAGGATCTTCGCTGGACAACACACGGCTCCGGGCTAAAACGGTAACCTTGCTGCCGAGTCTGTCGAATGCCTGAGCCAATTCCAAGGAAACGAAACCGGCACCAATCACGATCAGCCGTTTGGGAACGGTATCCAGCGCCAAGGCACTGGTTGATGTCAGGTAAGGAGTGTCTGCCAGCCCCGTTATTGGCGGCTCTGCCGGTCTGGCTCCGGTTCCAATAAAGGCGCGATCAAAATGAACCGGTTTTTCACCACCCTCAGCCAGCGTGACTACCAGGCTATTGGTATCGACAAACCGGGCCTCACCGTTCAGGACTGTGATGTCCTTGTGTTCTCGAAGTATCTTTTCGTACTTGGTGTCACGCAGCTCCTCCACTCGTGCCTGCTGTTGCTGAAGCAGTTTTGCTCGGTCTACCTGAGGAGCCTCAGCACTGATGCCCGCGTCAAACGGGCTTTCTTTTCGCAGGTGCGCGATATGTGCTGCACGAATCATAATCTTCGAGGGCACGCAGCCAACATTTACGCAGGTGCCGCCGACAGTCCCACGTTCAATCAGGGTGACGCGGGCACCGCGCTCTGTTGCCTTCAGGGCAGCCGCCATGGCGGCACCACCACTGCCGATTACCGCAATATGCAGTTTGTTGTCATTTTTCACTCGGGAAACTCCTTGGAGCTTTGAAGTTGCTCTCGTAGCTGGCGTCATAGTGCTTTTTCCGCCAGAACGCATAAACCGTCAGGCCGATGAATACCGCCAGTGCCGGAAGAAGCACATAGTCGAGATAGCCCGTCAGGGCGGCCAGTCCCACGGTGGCCATCAAAATGACCAGAATCGGTGTGAAGCAGCATAGTGCAACCAGAATAGTCCCTACTATGCCGACCCTGAGCAGCCGACCCTGAGCAGGTTCTTCGGATTCTTCATTGCCCCTCCGGAGTCGCCTCTGAGGCCGTGGGAGTGGAGGGGTAACCAGCGTCGCTCGTGGCCTCGGTGAGCGCCTCTATGGAAGTGAGCGCATCGTTAAAGGTGACGACGGCTTCTCGATCAGGGTAGCTCACGGAAACTTGCGACACCCCTTCCACCTTACTGAAGGCCAACTTGACGGTGATCGGACACGCGGCACAGGTCATGTCAGGCACCGAGAGAGTTACTGTTTGAGACGCAGCCCAGGAGGACATGCTGAGCAAAGTGAGGAACATGGCAAGTACAAACTGTTTACGCATGAGAAAAATCTCCGTTTAGTAGAATAGAGGCAAAATGTAAGGGAACACTAATGCGACCAGTACCAGAGCCGTAACTACCCAAAAGATCACCTTATAGGTCTTTCGGACTTGAGGGATCGCACACGTTTCACCGGGTGAGCATTGCTCTACAGGGCGATAGATTCGTCGCCAGGCAAAGAACATGGCGACGGTGGCCGCGCCAATGAACAGCGGTCGATAGGGCTCCAAAGCTGTCAGGTTGCCGATCCAGGCACCGGAAACGCCCAGAGTGATAAGTACCAATGGCCCGAGACAGCACGCCGAGGCAAGAAGTCCAGCCATGCCCCCGACAGCGAGAGAAGCACCTCCGGATTTAGATTTGAATTTCGACATGACGCTGACACCTGTTGCCCATGGACTCGATGCGATAAGGTTACTTCCGTAGTCAAGTACGGAGTCAAGCAGTATGTCGGTTAAAGCCAGTTCACTGACTATTGGCGGCTTGGCCAAGGCGGCCAATGTAAATGTCGAGACGATCCGCTATTACCAGCGGCGAGGTCTGTTGTCGGAACCCAAACGACCTCTAGGTGGTATTCGACGCTACGGTTCCGCCGATATTGATCGGCTGACATTTGTTAAAACGGCGCAGCAGCTGGGTTTCAGTCTCGACGAGGTCGGCGACCTTTTAAGGTTGGAAGATGGCACTCACTGTCAGGAAGCCAGTGCGCTCGCCGAGCACAAGCTGAAGGATGTGCGTGAAAAGATCGAAAGGCTGGTCAAAATTGAGAAGGCTCTGAGCGACATGGTCAGTCAATGCCACGCACGGCCGGACAGCATCGCGTGCCCGCTCATTGCATCTCTACATGAGGGAGACATTGGAACAAAAAGCCAAAGGGATTAGCTTCTGAACCAATCGACCTCTTGAGGCTCTACCCCGTCACTGCGGACACTACGAAAAGATAGGCAGATTTATCGAACCGAGGTGCGCGAACGTTCGCTTTTGTTTAGTGAGCCTGGGATACGGGACGGTCGCGAAGCGAACATTCAAAACCAACCACCGTTTGAGGCCGGCGATGTCATGTTT from Marinobacter subterrani encodes the following:
- a CDS encoding response regulator transcription factor — protein: MRLLLVEDDRLLAEGLVRQLGKAGFSVDTTPSAREAVVLGEQEDYRAVVLDLGLPDGNGLDVLRKWRTNHVSCPVLILTARGDWQDKVNGLKAGADDYLAKPFQTEELIARLNALVRRSEGRVLAQVKAGRFELDENRQSLKMDDGVEHTLTGTEFRLLRCLMSRPGHVFSKEQLMEQLYNLNDSPSENVIEAYIRRLRKLVGSETISTRRGQGYIFNAIP
- a CDS encoding ATP-binding protein, yielding MRFLKKPASVKGTLLALLLPAGIGLMGVAWLVHGLLLDRMSREFVESRLKDEVAFLEHQIRDANGEVDTLQTGDYFQDVFHHAFAIHTPEQTIISPDTWEPLLTPLIENEEDGTVRVEDAETTDTPLDILAYRKSFQVGETPIVVIVSEDLGALKRSQAALHAWTAVVSVLLIMLLVAVLWFGITMSMRPVVTLKAALKRLQDGEISRINVQSPEEFHPLVLQLNQLLDSLDQRLERSRDALANLSHSVKTPIAAVRQILEDDTRPLDTNLRRQMVERLSDIDRQLEAEMRRSRFAGPQIGKSAYPIKQARDLLWMLGRLYPEKSFELSSSLPEDSRWPIEEHDLNEVLGNLLDNAGKWSSRCVELSVEQGSGFKRIVVADDGPGVNHEDLASLGQRGLRLDEQTPGHGLGLAIVRDIVTRYEGKISFSTKSCSGLRVSIELLR
- the merP gene encoding mercury resistance system periplasmic binding protein MerP, which encodes MRKQFVLAMFLTLLSMSSWAASQTVTLSVPDMTCAACPITVKLAFSKVEGVSQVSVSYPDREAVVTFNDALTSIEALTEATSDAGYPSTPTASEATPEGQ
- a CDS encoding cupredoxin domain-containing protein, translated to MNASKLFVAGMAFSMSATAFAAGAHDGGHGHGATSGEPGKASEASRTITVEMYDNYYEPEEISVKPGETVRFVVENKGNLVHEFNVGTPDMHEAHQEEMMMMVEHGIIQGGKLNHDMMNMDMGNGHSMKHDDPNSVLLEPGQSKEVIWKFSDKGNIEFACNVPGHYQAGMYGEVNFE
- the merT gene encoding mercuric ion transporter MerT is translated as MSKFKSKSGGASLAVGGMAGLLASACCLGPLVLITLGVSGAWIGNLTALEPYRPLFIGAATVAMFFAWRRIYRPVEQCSPGETCAIPQVRKTYKVIFWVVTALVLVALVFPYILPLFY
- the merF gene encoding mercury resistance system transport protein MerF — translated: MVTPPLPRPQRRLRRGNEESEEPAQGRLLRVGIVGTILVALCCFTPILVILMATVGLAALTGYLDYVLLPALAVFIGLTVYAFWRKKHYDASYESNFKAPRSFPSEK
- the merA gene encoding mercury(II) reductase, encoding MTPATRATSKLQGVSRVKNDNKLHIAVIGSGGAAMAAALKATERGARVTLIERGTVGGTCVNVGCVPSKIMIRAAHIAHLRKESPFDAGISAEAPQVDRAKLLQQQQARVEELRDTKYEKILREHKDITVLNGEARFVDTNSLVVTLAEGGEKPVHFDRAFIGTGARPAEPPITGLADTPYLTSTSALALDTVPKRLIVIGAGFVSLELAQAFDRLGSKVTVLARSRVLSSEDPTIGEAIEAAFKREGIEVLRQTTPSNVDYSDNEFIVETPAGTLRADQLLVATGRTPNTEALNLASIGVETSRGAIQVDEHLQTTVTGIYAAGDCTNQPQFVYVAAAAGSRAAVNMTGGEAKLDLSAMPGVMFTDPQVATVGLTEAEAVARGYSVDTRLLDLENVPRALVNFDTHGFIKMVAERSTGRLLGVQVVAAEGGEIIQTAVMALRAGLTVQEIGDDLFPYLTMVEGLKLCAQTFTKDVKQLSCCAG
- the merR gene encoding Hg(II)-responsive transcriptional regulator, which gives rise to MSVKASSLTIGGLAKAANVNVETIRYYQRRGLLSEPKRPLGGIRRYGSADIDRLTFVKTAQQLGFSLDEVGDLLRLEDGTHCQEASALAEHKLKDVREKIERLVKIEKALSDMVSQCHARPDSIACPLIASLHEGDIGTKSQRD